One segment of Echeneis naucrates chromosome 15, fEcheNa1.1, whole genome shotgun sequence DNA contains the following:
- the ccnj gene encoding cyclin-J, with amino-acid sequence MELEEQWWRGQLAADIYQALRYKELKLPSYKGQSPQLNLRRYFADLIAIVSNRFRLCPAARHLAVYLLDLFMDRYDVTVQQLHMISLSCLLLASKFEEREDRVPKLEILNSLGCMSSMNLVLTKQGLLHMELLLLETFQWNLYLPTAAHFIEYYLSIAVHEGDLHDGWPLTFLEKTKLYMAKYADYFLEVSLQDHVFLRFAPSLVAAACVAASRLILHLSPTWPPRLLHLTGYAWESLVPCAEKLLMAHDSDVKEANKQNCQQPSQQQQQQMVYHSSGQTSTGAQYLHRPGMQYPQQANHRPSSYLSHSATTLQASNGPQHGSTQAITTSLDPKSTITNRAYQVSMHYTCAAPCFDR; translated from the exons ATGGAGCTGGAGGAACAGTGGTGGAGGGGACAGCTGGCTGCAGACATCTACCAGGCGCTCCGCTACAAA GAACTCAAGCTGCCGTCCTACAAAGGCCAGTCCCCTCAGCTGAACCTGAGACGGTACTTTGCAGACCTCATCGCCATCGTCAGTAACCGCTTCAGGCTGTGTCCTGCAGCCAGACACCTGGCCGTGTACCTGCTGGACCTCTTCATGGACCGGTATGACGTCACggtgcagcagctccacatgaTCTCACTGTCGTGTCTTCTGTTGGCCA GTAAATTTGAGGAAAGGGAAGATCGGGTTCCAAAGCTGGAGATCCTGAACAGCCTGGGCTGCATGAGTTCCATGAACCTGGTCCTGACCAAGCAGGGCCTGTTGCacatggagctgctgctgctggaaacctTCCAGTGGAATCTGTACCTGCCCACAGCTGCTCATTTCATAGAGTATTACCTGTCTATTGCCGTCCACGAGGGAGACCTCCATGACGGCTGGCCACTGACCTTCCTGGAGAAGACTAAACTATACATGGCCAAGTATGCCGATTATTTCCTGGAGGTTTCTTTGCAAg ATCATGTCTTCCTGCGTTTTGCTCCGTCCCTGGTGGCCGCCGCATGTGTGGCCGCCTCCCGCCTCATCCTCCACCTGTCCCCTACGTGGCCCCCCCGCCTGCTGCACCTCACAGGCTACGCATGGGAGAGCCTCGTTCCGTGCGCTGAGAAGCTGctgat GGCACATGACAGTGACGTGAAAGAGGCCAACAAGCAGAACTGCCAGCAGCccagccaacagcagcagcagcagatggtcTACCACAGTTCAGGCCAGACGTCCACTGGGGCCCAGTACCTGCACCGGCCCGGCATGCAGTATCCCCAGCAGGCCAACCACAGGCCGTCCTCCTACCTCAGCCACTCCGCCACCACCCTGCAGGCGTCGAACGGCCCGCAGCACGGCAGCACCCAGGCCATCACCACCTCGCTGGATCCAAAGTCCACCATCACCAACAGGGCTTACCAAGTCAGCATGCACTACACCTGCGCTGCCCCGTGCTTCGACAGATGA